The sequence CAGAAGGGTTTCACAACTTGCTCAGACCTACCTAGTGACTTTGTAGCATAACTGGAAATATACCCATGTACCCAAACTCTCTGCCTTGTACTTTAAAGCAATGCTTTCCTTACCAGCCACCTATGTGCACATAAATGAGGGCAATTTGGATTTCTCATCCTGCCAACCCAAAGCTGCTGTCCTCCAAGAGAGATCTCTTACGATCTCTCTCCCTGTAAGTGCTGCACTCTGACTTCTCAAGCTGCTGAAAGATTTCAAAGGAGCTCCAGCCAGTCCCACTAAACAGTAGAGGAGGATGGACCCTTTACTTCCTCTCTGTTTACACAACATGCCAAGACCAATTACTCTCATCCTCTGGGAATGAGCTCAGCAGCTCCAAGGAGTCTTTGTGACACCCTGGACTTCCTTACACCTCAGCCGACCCTTGCGTCCCCTGGTGCCTTCACCTCAAGCCATCAAAGGATGTCCCTGCTCTCCTTGAGCTCGTGCTCTCAGCATTGCCAAAAAAGTCAGATCTGCTGAGGTTAGCAGGGTGGCAGCAGCCCCAGTCTTTCTAGGACATGCACGGCCTTCATTAAATAGCAagtggctggcagcagggcctGTGTGTAATGAGGCTGCTGTCTAAGGACCATGATCAAggggcagctgggagagggcatTCACTGCAGCAACGTGGGTGTCTGCACGAGCCAGGGTATTTCTGCCCAAttaggggaaagaaaggaagaagtctTCTGAGCTAATTTTCTAGTCCTTTGgaggaatgaagaaaagcaCATATTGAATTCCCCTCACTCAGCCTCAATAGGGAAGAGGCTGGGTGGCCAGCTGACCACCCAGCCAGGGTGGGAAATACACCCACCAACTGTCCAAACTCATGGCTGGGGCACAAAAGGGCACAATCACACTGCCCCGTGAAGCCGGAAAGGCATGGCCTGGCACCTAACCAGAAGGGGACTTTTTAAACCTGCTCTGTGCATCCTTTCCTGCTGAGGGAGACTGAACTCAAAGGCCCAGATGGAGATTTCCATTTATCCACAGGCCATGGAGGTAGAAGCACAGCAATTCCCTAACCCCTTAAAAGCACTCAAATTGCCCCCAACCCACTTGTTGCTCCCAAATTTGCTCCCCTTCCTTACCAAAAGGCACCAAAATCACTAGAACACAGGAAGACATTTGGATACCACATGCCACTGATCCATGGCCTTCCTGCAAAAGCTGCCTTGTCTGTTCAACCCTAAGAATAGCTTAAGCATCCCCACACAGAGCCACACCACACCACAACTCTGGACCAATTTTCCATCACCATCCAACATACACTGGATTTGATGCAAAGACAAAGCACTTGGCAGCTCTTCACCCACCCTTGAGTAACCCATACCACATCACACACCCAAAAGTATCTTCTTGTCTCAGAACACATTTTCTCTGGCACAAATTAATCTTGCCTGATACTCTGTCATCTGTCAGCTTTGTAGAGACACAGGAATGGGAAGTAAGGCTTAGGGACAAGAGTGAAAACCATATCTGCTGCTCAAAAAAGTTTCCATCTGATCAAGCTTTTCAGCTGTATTCTCATGGGCAAGAACATGATAATAAGGATAAGAATCACAAAGCAAGAACAGCGTGATGTTCAGAGCCCAGATGAAGTCTTAGAGTAGCCAGTTTAATATTTCCATTCCTCATTTGCATTGTTTACCTGACTAAAAACCACACGATGCCAGGCACTGCCCAGACAGTTAATAAGAGGCATTTTTGTTGGAGAAtgaaaacagaccaaaaaagaaacacccTGGTCCCATTTTATAGGTGGGGAATGGAGGTACTGAATGAGACCTGCCCAGTTTCATACAAGGATTTTGTGGCAGAACTCAAAACGAAATCCAGATTTCAGATCACTGTTGTGAGAAATAAGATCACTGATTTTAGCTAAGCTGATGGGAATCCAATGTCAGTAGAAGACTGAATCTACAACACTATTGTTATTTTTGTAGCAGAAACAAGTACAGGTAGCAAAGCCATGCAGTGAACAAAACTTCCTAGATCAAGCAAGAAGTCATCATAAAGCTTCAAGATATTAATGGTTGAGAGTTAACCAgttaaaactattaaaataatacaaatgacCAAACACTGTTACAATATTCAGGCTGCATCTTACTCTGCATGttttcccctccccaacccccccaaaaaagtacacttttaaattaaaaccactAGCTAAAAATCCTTTATTTATATAACAGGAATTCCACAACCTAGAAGTGTTAATGACATCTACagtaaaaatgttatttaacaAACACACCCCCACCTCCACTCCAGATTTCAActtttttgcaaaaatctttgCCACAATTAATCCAGAAGCGTAGAGAGCAGGCAgaccagaaagcaaataattctCAAAAGGTTTCCCAGAAAAAACACAATAGTTtgaaaagcttatttaaatTAGCCTCTAACCTTCACCAACATACTCCCAAACACACTGCTGAAGGGAACTTAAGGCAGAGCAGGTAGGTGATATGCCTGGGATCCAAATCAGAGAAAGCACCTgggcagaaagcaaaatttctcCATTTACTCACATgcactctgaaaaaaagaaggctgGGCACAGGCTTCTAAGCTTTTTTCTCATCTCATTAGGATGTGAGACTAATTAAAGTCTGTCAGTATCAGTAGAAGATTTGGGTGATGTGAAATCCAAGACTGGGCCTTTTGAATGTTCTGTGAGCAGAAACTTGGCGAGAAGGGTGAAAAGGGGGTGAGGAAAACTGTAGCAAAACCACAAGTCTCTGCATTATGTATTCATGGGATGTATGCTGCCAGCAGGACTGAGAACAAGCAGCGATGTAATGGGGAAATGGAGGGGTCTCACTTTTACAGATCTTGGACAATAAATACATAGTCCTTTCTGTTAGTGGGTGCATCTTGTAGCATCACCTTAAAGGGGGTGGTGTTAGTGAGGTTAAAACTGGTACATCCAACCAACCAGAAGCACTGAAAGTCTTCCCTAATGAGAGGAAaatcagaactgaaaataactgTCTTTAACTTACTGCTATTTACCAGGGTCAGCAGATGTCTGCAGATACTCTTTCAAACTAACGCTACACcagtgcaagaagaaaaacaaataataaagagCAAGCTGAAATACTAACTCTACAGCAACGTCTTCTGAAAGAGAGGTACCAGATGGGCACTGTGCAGGGCAGCCCACTCCACCAGTACCAGGCATGCCCCATTTCCCAAAGGCAAACTCCTAGCATTTACACACCTCAATCCCAGGTCCCTACAAAAGTCCTGCAAAATCAAGAGTAACTGCATCTAGAGCAAACTGTAAACAGTTTGTATTTGTAAAGCGTTAAGCAGGTAGAAAGCACTGTTTTACATTGCTGTAAAACTCCTAGGAAGCATAGAGAGACCTGGGCCCAAGGAGATCAACAAGTGTGGAAATACCTATTATCATCAAGTCTACAACCATTTtcatcacaaaaatatttctttatacaCCCCTaagcaattaatttcttttggagTAAATGGTATGGGTAAGCTCATGGCAGCAGGGGTAACTTGACAAAAATGAACTCGTGATTTTGTTCCTCTGCCATGCAGTGAACCAGACAGTATGGGTGCTGCCTTCCTAATGGGGGTAGCAAGATAACAGCCCAGCTGTAGCAAAAGCCACTCGAGTAGCAGCAGCTTCACCTATCGAGAGCTATCCACACTCAGGCCTAGTTTATCCTAGACAGACAGCAGAAGTACCCATTATGCCTCTGAAGACGTGATCACAAGAAACAACCCTATGACTTTACTGAACCCTGCCTCAATAAcccttttccatctttgctTACACTACCTTCCCTCATATAAAGTTCTGCCTTacctgctgcattttttccaggtCAAGGCTGGGCCTGCTGACCTTATCCCCATATCCTTGTCGATGTCTCTTACAAGGCATGACTTGCTCAAGGCCCGCCCCAACACTTGTGAAGATTAAAGGTCTGGAGGCTGGGCTCCGCACCAGGGGCTGGAGTCTCTTGGGAGGGGAGGCACTGAACAGCACGGGGCTTGGGCTGGCATGCAGGCTATCGGCCTGCTCTGCCACAGGCCGGAAGGACATCGCACACAGGTTCTTCACTTCTTCGTCACTGGAGGAGGTGTTATTGCTGTCGCTGCAGCAGGCAAGCCTGCTGACCTGGGACCACTTTCGCTTCTCAGCAGCAAATTCTCGGTTGATGCGCTCCAGCTCCTCTTCCGAGCTGTGGCGGTCAAGGCTGGCATGGAAGAGGGCCCGAACCTTGCAGCATTGGTTCTCCTGGTTCTGGAGCTGGTTGGTGGCCAGAGGGGTCAAGGTACAATTCCGTCTTCTCTctggtgggaggaggagatAGGAGTGGCAGAGCAGATCTGCATCCCACAACCTAATAAACTGGGCCTGCTTTCTCccaacctgtttttttttaactcctcccAAGTAAACTTCTgagctgttttctgccttttttttctccagaagaaacacCCCCCCCAGCTGAATGCTTCCCTTTGGAAGTTTCTAGAACTTTTAGACCAGACTGCTAGACATCCCCTTGCAAACTGTCACCTGCAAGTCTAGTTGCAGAGCAAGAACATGGACCTGCCACCCACCTCATCCCCTGAAGTGGAGAAGAGATGATCTTGCAAATGTGTTGTTAGGTACTTACCTCTAGCTAGAAACATTAAATTTTAGTGACCAGTTCTCAGGGCAGAGGAGGTGAGTTAGTTATGTTATTCTAAGCAGCACGTCTGTGGCTCAAATAGAGATCTAGTTTCTGGAGGTAAAGGTCCTCTTTCTATTACAAGACTTGCCATACAAGAGAGCCTTCAGCCATAAGCTGGGAACACTTTACCTGTTCTGATAGCTCTTTCCATGTTAAACATGTGGAGCAGGGATTTGAATTTCAACAGGACATGTCCTGTGGGTCAGGAATTTAACTTCTCCTGCCTTTGCATAAGAATCCACTTGAATTTGGCTAAATTACAATAAAACACAGGGCATGCACAAATGGCAGAGACTTAGCATAGCTGAAGAGATGCACTGACTACAAACTTCACCTACAGCTCTAAGCCGCTTCATACCAGGTCCAAAAACAATAGCAGAGCACCTGTCTCTCCTCTATGAAAAATCCTTAGCTAGATTCAAGAATAGAGCGGCCCAATACCAACAGTacaggaggaggggagcaagCTAATCCGACAAGTGAGTCCAGGGGAATGTCAAAAGGGAAGGTTAAAACTGGAAATGACAAGGAAGAGGAAGCCTAGAACAACAATGATGCAGGTGCACAAGCATGgaataaaagataaatttagtcccagctctgctgctggcccaATTGTAGACCTTCTCTGCCTCATGTCTGCAGCACTGGGGCCTTAACGTGTGGTTAACAATGTCTATCTCTGGTAAGAAAAGCGCAACTGCAGCATCTGATAACACCAGCTTCTCCCTGTGAGGTCTCAAAGACCTCAAGGTGACTGACTTAATACATCTGGTTGTGGTACATCGAGGACAGAGAAAGAGGCACTTCCAAGAGCacaagtaaaaagcaaaatggacTTCAGCTGTAGCATCCCAGGACCCTCCTATCTCATCCCTTTACCTCTGTCGATCTGAGCAAGTTCCTGGTTCTCTCCCTCAGAGTCGTCGCTGTCCTCATCACTCGGGGGGTAGGAGATCTAGgggcaaggagaaagaaaaagcttcatcATGAACACTGAACAtccccctgctgctgcccaagccacttcccccaccctcccctcccataTCCTGCAGGCATCCACCCCGACTAACTGCACACACCTGGCCATAGCACCTCCCTGTACACACATTCCTCATCTCCCAACCTCAAACTCCCATCATATCCTCTTACTTGCAGCAACACAAAACACACAGCCTACCGCTATTTCCACCTTACTGCACCGCCAACTCTCTCCCAAGCACAACGAACACACCCTGCCCTTACCTCCCCAGACATGCAGCTTATAACCATCATGGCCTACCACATCCACATCACGTGCACAAATGAATCTCCAAAACCCACGGCTGACATAAAGATACATCCTGTCAACAGTGCTATCATCTTGCAAGGCACCCACAAATGGAAGTGGCATGTTAACTTTAGCGGTCTTATGCATGTACCCACACTTCCCCCTTGAAGGCACACACACAACCCACCAAAGAACGGACTCATCTTTCTTTCCTACAGGACAACTCTGaaaatgtaatagaaataaaagaaaaaggatttcacagaaatgcaaacaataaCATTATGCTGTCCCCACCAGCACGTAGTCTTACAGTACACCACTGAACCCTTAAATGCTCCAAGAGTAATGACAATTCACATATTTTGTCTATCAggaattttcagaaacatttgctCTGGATCAGCCAATGAACTTGACCAAACCACTTGCTGTATACCTAAATACCCATTTACTCAAAGCATGTTCTAACACTGAACAAACTTGGTAGTTGCCTCTTAAGAATGGTTGAGAGATCTGAAACCAAGCTTTTGAGGTCAGATAGATCCCACTGCTGTCGAGTTTCCTACTTAGAGGAAACCCTACCTACCTTGTTCCTAAAGTGACTTTTGTTCTGCTGCACAGAGCATACCTGGAAGTTATAAGATCAAACCTCTGAGCTATGCAGGTCAGTATGTGTCTCTGGCAATGGACAAACCCaaatgaggcaaagaaaaatgcaatactTCAAAAGAAACGTTTATAAGAGAGTTCTGGAACAACATGATCACTGCAAGATGTGCTTTATTATTCCTTACACCTTTTTATCCAGAATAACAACAAGCATTCCCATCATTCTTAGCTGAGCCTCACAAGTTACTTGCCCACAACAGTATCCAGTGGCAATAGGTTTCAAAAGGTTACATgctgtgtttccattttaaaagtgtcTGATGTGCTGTGCTTGACTTTTATAGAAGGTGAGGCAGCATGCAACCATTACACTGATATGGACCCATTTTGCCTCCACCACTGTTCCTAGGGAAATGTCCTCAGAGTGTTTCAGCCTCCCAGAGACGCAAAAGGGCAACTACATTTAACTAGGCATCTGTGAAAGACACATACAGCTGATGCAGAGAATTAACAGGAATCGTGGAGAAATTCTGACTTTGACAGCTATTAATTCAACCCACCTATTTTGTGACCATCCTTCAGGattgtgtttggggtttttcccccccaaaagcCTGTTGCCACCTTTTTTCTccaccttttttaaaagctatcttTTGCCCTTCTATATTTACATTGCCCTTTAAGAAATCAGAAGATATTTTCCTTCCATGCTAGTCTTTAAACTACTTTCCCAACTGTCAAATGATGGAAAGCAGCACAGATTTATCCCCATTTCTGATATCCCTGAAGTAAACACAGGGGCTTGTTTTTCCACCACAACTACAATTTGCTTGTACGTATTCACACACATGAGTCATTTAATAAGGGCAGCTGGCACTAAGGAACACTGCCAAATTAACAGACTTCTAGTTGTCCCCAGAACAGGTATAATACCTTGTTTGTGCCATGGTAGTTCGTAGAGGGGACAGCTGACACTGAGGTGCCATTGTGCTAGCTGCTGTACTGACAGACAGTGGTCCTGTCTTCATTACAAAAGCTAAGGCTCCAATTCTAACTCGAGAGGTACTGACCTTAGTTTGTGGCTCATTCCCACATAAAAACCCTTCATTTGGACATGGCAGGGTTTTCAGTGAGGTTTAATGGCTCTGTGTGGGAAACCCATCAGCTCCAGTTTTTGGATGGTGTAAGTGTCAATACACAGCACGGTGCTGCTTCCAAAAAAGAGGCAATGACACCTAGCACGTGTAGGTCAAAGAGCTACTGCACAATGTCACTGGCTTGAGATGATTAAAATAGGAGTTGGATTTGAGTCAATGATTGACATTTTGAAGGTCTTTGTGTCTACTGGTCCTGAGCTTCCAGAATATTCACTCCCCCTCCATACAAGTACAATTTTGCTAGCCTCTTGTCTCATATGGATAACTCGCCTCCCCAGTCCTACAGGTAGCCCAAGACTAATCCCCTCTGAGTTGCCTTGAACACTTCTCTAGAGGCTTTGTTCAGAGCACCTGCGAGAGAAGATAAATCTCTTTCAAACACGAAGATACCGAATCTGTGGATTTGGTCCCATAGTATATCccaaagaaattaaagtggTAGGACAATACAAAAGgcttcatggaaaaaaaaaaggggctcCCATAGTCTTGCTAATCATCCTCCTGATGCTAGTCATGGAAAAGTAAGCACTCACTCTTCTAGAATAAACTACGATTTTTATGAGCAACATATCacatgcttttcagaaaaaaggcaattgGAGACGCCTATTGAGCCACTTTTCCTTACAcccatcttttcttttggaagaacaACGTACTGGTAGCACATTTCTCCCAACATTCAGACTTCATTTCTCCCATTACTCCCACTGGTTTATTATACCCTTGTCCTACACAATACCTTCAGAAATTAGagtattttcataataaacATCACAGGCTAACCataaaaaaagccttaaaatcCAGCAACTGTGCATTTTATGCATGAATGAAGTAAACAGATGATAGGACTAAGAAGTCACATTGCCTCTGACATCCCATGACCTGCACTGTCTTTCAGAAGTCCTCTCATCTGATTTTGTGTGGGTTACATACATGCAAATACCCTCCTGCTTGGTCTTCACATCTTTCAGTCAGAGACATCGTTTTTCCCCCATTTGTCATTTAGTAAGGTTTCTATTTTAGTATTGTtacattctctttttattaGTAAATCCTTCCACAAATTATATCCTGGTTGTGGGAACTGAAGTCTCCCAAGCTCCTATGTATGAGACTCTAGCTCCCATGTTCCCTAACAGAGAACCATCATTCATAGCAGACTAACCATTAATCTTGCAGAGTTCAAATTTTACACATGAAACTCCTTGCCATAATATGCCACACAGGCAAAGATTAATGGAAGCTTGAAAAAGGACTGTCTGTCTGGATAACAAGAATTTCCAGAAACTATAAAGATATAGAGAATTAAAGACTAATGCTCTGACTAGTTGGAGATAAATACTCTCTCCTTTGACTCTTCCCAGGCTTTAACAGTAACACTGTCCTCTCTTCAAAAGCATTCCACTAAACACAGCGGTATTGTGTTCAGGCCTCCAGCCTCCCTTGCACAGTCCCTGTCTTATATTAGCCACAGATTTACTTTTGTCTGAGGCAGCAGAGCCTTGTTTGCCTCACAAACTCAGAATTGTGGCACTGTGATAACAGAGAACTCAGTCTCCATGTCAAAGATCCCACTAGATCATGGCTTCATTCACAGCATACAAATCACAGAACTGTTTAGATTGGAAGAGACATCTTGGTATCATCCagtccaagcccctgctcaagcagagtcaactagaacaggttgcccaggactgtgccCAGTACACTCTGTACCTTAATGTGCaaaattaaagagaagaaaatctccAATTCACATAGATGTGTGAATGTTTACAAGCCATGGCACAAAACAAGCCAGAAAACAAAGGACAGGTGCCCATCCAGCCTCCAGtctttcttcaggaaatgcATCAGATCTGAAGTTCACAGATAGCAGCCTCCCATTGATGAGGATCTCAGTCTTATACGTGGGACTTTCAGCTCTGGCACCAGACATGCCTTCTGTCAGGCTAAGGACTCCCACTGTGCCAGATGGAAACATGGACAAACTTCCCCATGTGCTTGATTTTGTGTCAATCTTCAGTAAGAAAAGATGTATTTGTGTAGAATAATCAGATGGTATTTGAGGAGAACTGAGTGTAAAGCTTACAACTTTGAGGGAGATTTAACATGAAAGACAAACTAGCAGATATAAGAAAAagctagaaacagaaaaaatttgtctttctcttcaCACTGCTGCTTGTCAACTGAGTAATGATAACAATGAGTAACTAGCTGCAGCCAGAATTGCCCAGGTCCTAAAAGCTCCAGTCACCCTTAGGAGTCTAAAGCCCTGAAATACAtcagacaatttaaaaaaaaaaacccaccctgttAAAGCAAAGTTCCTCTTGGTCTTTGcttacagaagagaaattaacCTGCTGTCATATGATCAAAAGTAATCACATTAAGAATCATCTGGGAGCTTACAAAAGAGAAGGGAATCTCACTTCTAAGGCAGAACAAATCTCTCCCAACAGACTTCACTTAATGCCTGTATTGTCCTAAAAAACTAAAAGACCAACAGGGTGGTTTGGTGCAGTGGAGGGTGTGTGCATGAGGAGCACATAAGACAAAGATGCAACTGACCACAGGCAACCCCTCATTCCCAGCTTGAATCAAGAATGCACGCAGGCCGGAGAGCATCATTCCCAATCTTCctctgggagggaggggagtgCGTTTACCTCCAGGGAGGTGGCTTCCCCGGCAGAGGCCAACGTTGCCTGTCCTGCCACATGTAAGACTGTTTGTGACACAGGCTCATTCACTTGAGCCCTGGCACTACAGTAAAGCCCCTTCCATGTGCCCTGGAAAGAGACTTTCCTGAGTTGGTCTCACTCACTGGTTCCTagcacaaaagcagaaagggaTGAGCTCACCAATGACTACTGATACATCTGCTTTGGGGAActgatttccatttcttcagaCTGAAGAAATGAAACCAGTGCTCACTTACCTT comes from Ciconia boyciana chromosome 3, ASM3463844v1, whole genome shotgun sequence and encodes:
- the LOC140649468 gene encoding uncharacterized protein isoform X3 → MLNPFLAPRICTMLKILTKKLRNQTLNEIQPFQLKISYPPSDEDSDDSEGENQELAQIDRERRRNCTLTPLATNQLQNQENQCCKVRALFHASLDRHSSEEELERINREFAAEKRKWSQVSRLACCSDSNNTSSSDEEVKNLCAMSFRPVAEQADSLHASPSPVLFSASPPKRLQPLVRSPASRPLIFTSVGAGLEQVMPCKRHRQGYGDKVSRPSLDLEKMQQSINGGRPPPHFVYDPSTFAFRSLSTLKPLSPIAPVEEPSCAY
- the LOC140649468 gene encoding uncharacterized protein isoform X1, with translation MLNPFLAPRICTMLKILTKKLRNQTLNEIQPFQLKISYPPSDEDSDDSEGENQELAQIDRERRRNCTLTPLATNQLQNQENQCCKVRALFHASLDRHSSEEELERINREFAAEKRKWSQVSRLACCSDSNNTSSSDEEVKNLCAMSFRPVAEQADSLHASPSPVLFSASPPKRLQPLVRSPASRPLIFTSVGAGLEQVMPCKRHRQGYGDKVSRPSLDLEKMQQKMLLKKNCGAKTRVIKIRSINGGRPPPHFVYDPSTFAFRSLSTLKPLSPIAPVEEPSCAY
- the LOC140649468 gene encoding uncharacterized protein isoform X2 yields the protein MLNPFLAPRICTMLKILTKKLRNQTLNEIQPFQLKISYPPSDEDSDDSEGENQELAQIDRERRRNCTLTPLATNQLQNQENQCCKVRALFHASLDRHSSEEELERINREFAAEKRKWSQVSRLACCSDSNNTSSSDEEVKNLCAMSFRPVAEQADSLHASPSPVLFSASPPKRLQPLVRSPASRPLIFTSVGAGLEQVMPCKRHRQGYGDKVSRPSLDLEKMQQMLLKKNCGAKTRVIKIRSINGGRPPPHFVYDPSTFAFRSLSTLKPLSPIAPVEEPSCAY